A genomic segment from Cyprinus carpio isolate SPL01 chromosome A4, ASM1834038v1, whole genome shotgun sequence encodes:
- the LOC109079740 gene encoding NADH-cytochrome b5 reductase 3: MSMQVKKEGVSFIFNLISGSFQFVFDFIRRLFHSANLILISISFQIISHDTRKFRFALKSPDHVLGLPIGQHIYLSARIDGNLVVRPYTPVSSDDDKGFVDLVVKIYYKNVHPKFPEGGKMSQYLESLRIGDTIDFRGPSGLLVYKGKGSFAIRPDKKSNPVIKTAKHLGMIAGGTGITPMLQIIQAIMKDPKDETMCYLLFANQTEKDILLRPELEEIMANHPTRFKLWFTVDRAPDGWEYSQGFINEDMVKNHLPPPADDTLILMCGPPPMIQFACNPSLDKVGHSNDRRFTF, from the exons taaaaaagGAGGGAGTGTCCTTCATCTTTAAC CTCATCTCTGGCAGCTTTCAGTTCGTGTTTGATTTTATCCGGAGGCTC tTTCATTCAGctaatttaattctaatttctATCTCTTTTCAGATTATTAGTCATGACACGAGAAAGTTTCGCTTTGCTTTAAAATCACCGGATCATGTTCTTGGACTTCCTATCG GACAACACATTTACTTGTCTGCCAGAATTGATGGCAACCTTGTGGTGAGGCCTTACACCCCTGTGTCTAGTGATGATGACAAGGGCTTTGTTGATCTGGTTGTGAAG ATATACTACAAAAATGTCCATCCTAAGTTTCCTGAGGGTGGGAAGATGTCCCAATACTTGGAGAGCCTTCGTATTGGTGACACAATTGATTTCAGGGGACCAAGTGGACTGCTGGTTTACAAAGGCAAAG GATCATTTGCAATCAGGCCTGATAAGAAATCAAACCCTGTGATTAAAACTGCAAAACATCTTGGCATGATCGCTGGAGGAACAG gcattACACCTATGCTCCAGATAATCCAAGCAATCATGAAAGATCCAAAGGATGAGACCATGTGTTACTTACTTTTTGCAAACCAG ACCGAAAAAGACATTCTCCTACGTCCTGAGTTAGAGGAGATCATGGCCAATCACCCGACACGCTTTAAGCTGTGGTTCACTGTTGACAGGGCTCCAGATG GTTGGGAGTACAGCCAAGGCTTCATCAATGAGGACATGGTGAAGAACCACCTTCCTCCACCTGCAGATGACACACTCATCCTCATGTGCGGACCTCCTCCCATGATTCAGTTCGCCTGCAACCCCAGCCTGGACAAGGTGGGCCACTCCAATGACAGGCGCTTCACCTTCTAG